In Humulus lupulus chromosome 7, drHumLupu1.1, whole genome shotgun sequence, the following are encoded in one genomic region:
- the LOC133791566 gene encoding transcriptional regulator TAC1-like, with the protein MDFSEQPNQDINNNNPNKDDAASMMIISESSDHDHDHDQHIDGDDDHHQQPNRSSSSSVARSYECTFCKRGFSNAQALGGHMNIHRKDKAKLKQSVPPVIPPFSIINHETTQRQRQPLETPSTTTLVVNPSFIASPNPWLHHQDQGTNIRNDHNINIDDDRLQGKSDDDESALDLELRLGRVPQDSSTSSNRGTRKFF; encoded by the coding sequence ATGGATTTTTCTGAGCAACCAAACcaagatattaataataacaatCCCAACAAAGACGATGCTGCATCGATGATGATCATATCGGAATCATCAGATCATGATCATGATCATGATCAACATATCGACGGTGATGATGATCATCATCAACAACCAAatagatcatcatcatcatcagtaGCAAGGTCTTATGAGTGTACCTTCTGTAAAAGAGGCTTCTCTAACGCACAAGCTCTAGGAGGGCACATGAATATCCACCGAAAAGACAAAGCCAAGCTCAAACAATCAGTACCACCTGTTATACCACCCTTTTCCATTATCAACCATGAAACTACTCAACGACAACGACAACCATTGGAAACCCCGTCGACGACGACACTAGTAGTTAATCCCTCCTTCATCGCCTCTCCAAATCCCTGGCTTCATCATCAAGATCAAGGTACTAATATTAGGAACGATCATAATATTAATATTGATGATGATCGACTTCAAGGAAAATCTGATGATGATGAAAGTGCTTTAGACCTTGAGCTTAGACTGGGGCGTGTGCCACAGGATTCGTCAACGTCTTCAAATAGGGGTACCAGAAAGTTCTTCTGA